TTGCGATTATTTTGCATGTATTTTATTCGGACTAAACAAAATAAGTGCGAGTTTGTGTTGAGAATATCGATTAAAGTGACGGTAGATTGCCAGAATGTATATATCGTGAATATTATGTaccaatatttacaattaaagaCGTTTCGTCGATTATTAAATCATCGATTGAAATAGGTTATATTTCGAGTGAGTATGGATCGATTTTGATACCGCAAACACGCAAAATAATCACTACGCTTAAGAACATCGTAGTgcaatgtactttttattagACGTAACGTATTGAATATTCAGTTTTGTACTTCTGTGATTGCTAAGATAGTCGTCATTCATCTCGCTCGCTCTGTGTTTATGTAGTGTTGACTGTCAAATGattaagataatataattatatgtatattttgtatttgcgGCATTTGCGAATTTGTGATATAAATCTGTGATTTTTGCTTGACAAACTGCGTGATCGCCAAAACAGTCATCTTTTACATTGTTTACTCAAAGTACATGTCAATCGAATAGTTCCTTTTGATACATTCCGATGACGAGTGATGGCACTCACTGTTCCGATAAATAGGAACATTCAGCGCTGTATACGTCATCTTTCGGTCACTATACAATCTATTGACAGTCTGTCACGGTTCGTTAACTCGAAACACGAATGTGAATGCTCCGTGATTAACCGCGATTAATCGCGGTTAACCGTGATTTAAACTTTCAAAGTGCGTAATAAGTGCGAGTTTTtgtcgggagtgtcgattAAAGCGACGGGTGATTGTCAGAATGTATTACCGCGTACGTGACTTATTGCGACTGCCAGTATTTCACCAACCGCTGACGCGGGAAAGCGAATTTAAATTGCTGTAGTTCAGTAAGTACAAATTTTCATGCCATAGGCATGCGAAAATGACCACTATGTTTGCTTAAAACAATCAAAGCGCCATGTTCATTAGCGCCatgtatattgaaaaatcaGTTTGTCGGAATTTTTGTCGAGTAAAACATTGTCGCGTACGTGTCCGTATCTGTTGATTTCGATCGTCGAAATAGTTTCGCTCTGAGTGCGCGTAATGTCGACCGCTGTATGTTGTGATATTCTGTGCTACGAATATGTGCGTGGACGCGACGTGATACGAAAtgagttttatatatatctcacGTTTGCGTTTCGTATATCACAATTTATGATGTGATTTTCGACATTGTTTTGAAAGTGAAGTGCGCGAGTGTAACAAAGTGCTAGTGGAGTTCCAGGAATTCATCCATTCATCCATTCTTCTCTTAGAGCTGATGCAATGAAAATACCATGGCAGAATCTGCAGCGGATGGAGTAGACTACAACCCATACAACAATTCGACGTTCGATGGATGTCTATAGGACGTCCCACTCGACATGTACGGACGTCCAGATGACGTACCAGACATGTTCCGAGAACGTTCAGTAGATGTCATTTGTACGTACAATGTACCGCCCTTAAACGTCCTCTGTACGTCCTTAGTACATCCTTTGTACATCTTTAGGACGCCGTCGTATGTCGTTGGTACGTCGTTAGTACGTCATTATCGTGACATTACTACGTCTTCTATACGTCCTTAGTACGttattgttgtattttatttagtaaaatatattttcatgtcAGTAAAAATAgtgtaattaaaagtaaacaaatattttataataatgacaaaaacaaaattaaaacgcgcatatttgtttacattttatactatttttactgACATAAatcctttttcaaaaaaaaacgtcCGTAAGAAATCCATTATGTTACGTTGCAACGATGCACTAATGCCGTACTACGAAAATATGTTGTTTAAGTATGGGTATATACTTGTACTTAAATGCATGCAAGTATAAATAACGGACACCAATgcaattaaactataaaatactttttttattttaattgaaacacaataaaattttttacaacacaCCTGTaaactttaaacaaaattttggtTTGTTTTAATAACATCTCTTCGCAGACTCTTTGCAATAATAAGGAAATTAAGTGGTTGCTAATCAAATATTCTCTTCAAGCAAGTAAAACTTATAAAGCACCTGTTGTATTCACTACGTATACATTTCAACGTAAAACGTGTGTGGTCGCAATGATATCGATTATTGACCAAAAAGAGAAGTGCTCACAGATGGTAGCGGCTAAACCTTTCACGGAGCAAGCGCAAATCACAATGGATTGAAACAATCGTGAAGAGACGATTCAGTCAAACGATAATTTTCGCTCCGCGAacttaaatagaatttaaattttttattatgaaacgCATTACACATTCTTCTCCTGTTTTTTTAGGCGATCTGTCGCTCGCCGGAACCAATCAATTATTGCTGTTTCGATCGCCCGATCGTCGATCTTTTTGTATCGGTGTTTCACAGCCTCTGTAAAAGGAATAGTGACtatattacaattacgtaCAATTATGTACCCGggcataataatattgcacgttaaaataatttcttatgcGTAAATAAGAGgttctcttttttttggaaggacttttttaatgtaaaaataataaatccagTTTCATGACGGTAGCACGTAAATGGAactataaagatatttaccAAATAATGCACGAACGAAAATCGTTCCTTCTAGCCGTTCGTTATTTTTCCGCCCCAACCATGAAACTCTGACTGCTAATTCGGGAGCAAATACATGCAAAAGCATTCGTCGTGTACAATCAGCAGCATCTTTACCACCTCGCATAAGCAGCATTTTTtccttatataaaaataaacaaaaatcaagTAAAAGATCGATTTTTAGCGCTttcgtacatatattatagatttaaaaaaatcaattatattaatagtcTGCTTGAACCTGCCTCACATAGACCAGATGAGATAACGagagcaaataaaatataaaattctaccAAACATGGAGgaattttctacaaaagagatgcaaattatttttttaacaaattttaaacaaatcaaGTTTTacctataattaaataataaaatataattgtacacTAGAAGCTGCAaagaatgtatattatatttatatttcgtaattaatatttatatttatatttcgcaatttatgtatgtacatatttagCAATTTGTTACACgagaaaaaatcttaattaaacaCGTTTCAGTCCATGGCTATTCTGGCCTttgtttattactttttacaataaatataattttagaaatgtaaAGATAATTCAttctcttataattttatataaaaaattttgtaattaaatttttctccaagtaaaaaattagtttattaatattataattaatttaattttatatttaacaatcttgttagtgtaatttataataaaagttaattttttatgtaattaaaactttaatttattgataaatataataatttatttaattttaacagagtcaaatcaatttttgcgcagaattaaaaaacataattaattattccgcaaaagtaattatttttttgtttatttgtttcggaaacgtatcattttttaaaatctttttgaaCACAGGGTTatgttttgcaataataaaacttactaatattaagaggatgctgaagtcatactgttaccgaccgaaacttcaattttctaaaaagggtggcgttttttattgctttaatagaattacaaattctttggtgtaaataaagtacatatgctaatctttcggcagttggtcaaatttaaaccaaaaaataaaaaaaatttttgaaaatttaccgacaatgtcacctcaaagaattatatcttttatatcaaaattatactgcttcaatctgcaaaacaagaccatgtgccgaagaagagcgtatgaaacaataatggaaaaccaaaaaaatagagcttagagacttattttcaaaacgccacccttttccagatttatgtaaagcatgtgtgcaatatagaaagaataaggtaaaaaagagctatagattagttccgagattttgggatagaggcgctatacagttctcagtgctatctgtcatatacagaatcttttaggttagttatgtgtgtgttagttgtgcgcgtgtgtgtgtttgtgttatgtgctacgaaacccggctgaaaaaaatgggttgaaggcactctgaagaataaaaaaatgtatgtattatacataaattttgcaacatttttgcaaacatttatattatttaattacatacattcatattctaatttctacaaaatacttttattcatgtgctttatgtgtatatattatgtatattatgtgctccatattatgtatattcacatcaaagtatctatgtaaaaagttaatatcattttgtatattgtatatatttttataataaatgtatatgtcatataacttatttataaagcatgaaatataaaggtatttttagtttcttgtatgtatcatttgtaaaaaaatcttgataaaaaaaacattaattttgtgacttgcaattatctgtttcaatatatacttcttttaaatacttacaactagccttattttatgcgttttccttggtatctaaaatacacatcaaaatataaaattaatttctagttcagtagaaaaaaaacattgtagtcttacaccagagaggaatggtaaaatatcatgtatatgtaataacaaataaatcacttttccactgacattatacacaactttgcagaaataaatttattctgtgaattttgaatgtgtagtgcagtttaaaacacacagtcgaaatatatctatatttttgaaataataattctgatttttcatgaatcacagtggttttataaaatgttcaattttaacagtttttattggactgtactttagacaatattatattttgccatttctctctgttgtaagacaagaatgtttcgtttctactgtaatagaaatacattttcgattttgatacgtattttaaataccaagttaatcacataaaataaggctaattgtaagtatttaaaaaaagcatataatgaaacagattattgcaagtcgcaaaattaatgttgtttcttttatcaaaatttttttacaaataatagacacaaaaaaataaaaatatctttatatttcatgctttagaaataaaaaatatggcatatatcatatacattcattgtaaaaagagtatacaaaatgatgtcaatttcttagaaaaatattttgatataaatatagataatgtggagcatataatatacattatatatatatacataaagcatatgacgtaataaaagtatcttacaataaagaataagacaagccagaggcggtttcctcgtggactggcaatatataataaaacaagccagaggcggttttctcgtggactggcattagaaaacttttattcttgtcttcaagccagaggcggtttcctcgtggactggcaatatagaataagacaagccagaggcggttttctcgtggactggcaatatagaataagacaagccagaggcggttttcccgtggactggcattagaaaattcttatttttgtcttcaagccagaggcggtttcctcgtggactggcaatatagaataagacaagccagaggcggttttctcgtggactggcaatatagaataagactaGGGTTGCCAGaagttaaaagtatataaagagAACTTTTTCCCCTAAAAAAAGAGGACAAAAAGAGGACATGTatgaaaatatgcaaatatccATTTATTTGCACTTATCAACagtagtttatatttattacgtaaataaaagtataatttgtttgaaaaagaacatttttattaaaatattattcactttttcaaataaaaaataaaataaaacatttataaattataaatgaaaaacaaaataacttaattttaacttaaatttaatactaatagctaataatagtaatcatataatttaaaaaaaaaatcacagtAAAGTTTCCTCAGTCTCATAATCagtttcatatttctttgaaCTAAGAACTTGTGATAGCAATTtactatcattttttatttcgttatgAAATTGTTTgcatgttacatttttataattgtaagtGACTgacaatattgatttaatactTTCTACATATATTGAGACGATTTCTCTCCTTTGTCCATTGTGCTCCAATCATCGAAAATAATCTTTCTACATTTCCATTATGTCCTggtattgcaaaataatactgacaaattttcaatatttcagaataaaattctaaattatttgattgtttGAAGTATGTAatccattttaaatttagtgacattttttcaaattcatcgctatgaatattcttttcaatataCAGTTTTAAGTTACAATATTGATCGAAGCATTTTACatcatcaatataaatataactttctatttttgaattaatatatattattgcgtTGGCAACTTGTTGCCATTCAGGTACATTAGTAAGGGATATCCATTCAAAAACATTCAAGTCATGAAATTGACAAGACCAGGAAATGATATACTCTAACATTGTTTTATAGCAACAAATTGTTTCGTTCTTAAAATTAGTAACTTGGAAGTCAGAACCATGTTTTGACATAGTTTGCAGAATACTTGAAACTTTTATTGGAAGGAAAGACTGTTCAATTCGTTGTTCAAGcatagtaattaaatattttaaaatatttatagtttctataatagaatttttttctgtttctaactcttttgctttttcatgaaaattatacataattgaGTGAGCGAACCACAAAGAAGCCTCGCTTAAATTTGATTCAAAAAAgttttgcagaatttttgGACAACTAttgttagataaaaaataggacTTTAAGGCGGGATACATTTGCAAAACGCGATTTAAACCAGGAAACAATGATAACCAACGCGTTGGACTATGATATAACAACTGCCTGTATTCAATGTTtacattttcacaaaattccTTCAATCCTTCTGTTCGTACAGTATATACCGAAAAATGAttgtatattttcataattattgattGGACATCAATACTTATTGTGTCCAAGCCTTTTTTTGCAGCattgtgtattatatgtaCTGGACAGCCAATaccaatcaaatttttttgcatttcccGGTTTAATAAGCTATATACATTTTCTGTCCCAGCTCTGCGCACTCCACCAAAATTTGTATTGCAGTTATCTGCTGAAAATGCAATGCATTTATCAACCAAATTCCATttctttaaagtttttattaataaatcacaaatTGTTTGTGCTTTTTCATTAGATAAAGTTtccaaattaatcaattttgagCAAATTCCTTCATTAATGGTAAAATACTGTATCAAAatcggaaacattttttctgaattatgGTTACTTGCATCTGtagatattgatataaaaggaatattagatatagattcaataattttactaatgcAATAGAGagcaataactttttttccaatcATTGCTGTTTTTGTTTTAGCAGATGATAGATGTTTAGCAGTTTCAGAGTCTTCGAACatatgtttcaataaatctGTTGTACAGTTTGATGAGTTGAAGCTCATGTGATGCTTTAAAATATGGAATCCTAAGGTTGCTTCAACAGCCGCTACTTTCTcatccaattttttatttttggagaCGAAAGAATCTAATTTGCTTGATGTTTCCATGGATCGGATATATAACTGATGTTTCTTTGATTCAATATGTTgttgtaaatcatattttcctttatttccaACAGAAACTCTAATCTTACATACCGAACAGAAAGCATCGTATTTAGAATCATCAACACCTTCAAAACATGTATATTTTGCTTTCAATTCAGAAGAAAATGtgcattttcttttactcataactgtaaaaaaaaaattaaaatatactatttaataagagaagataacaattaattttagaacctctaatttaaaaaattacagaaataaaattgcaaattaagaattaaaaatgcatttgaacATTGAATACTTTTGTTggaattaaaacatatttatttttgagattatGCCTTTatattgacaaattaaatcacaattagtgatcaaaaaattctgacatctaacaattttgattttattttgaagtttTATACGATAAGATTTGGTGTTTTAACCTCACTTTCACTCAATagctaatttttaataaataaaataatttttactgccTACTgcctattttataattacctgctaataagaaataaacacgaaaaaatacttgttgacaaaagtaaagaaaaatctttttgtaatttatttcgtgTTGACACTGTTGACTGCTGACTGCTGATATCAGTTGGCTGTTACTGTGAATTGTGAACGTTTGTGCGTTTGCGCCTTGCGCCGCGTAGCCGTGTTAGAAAAGTTTAACCTTATCTATTAGTAGATGgcgtaaaattttgtttctataaAGGTTGATTTCCATTAACATTAAGAGCACTTATTAGTGTTACCTGTTATCTGTTATTAATACCCGTTTATGTCACAAATCTAATTACCAGGACGTTGCAagttgcaatataaaaaaaaattagacaaaaagtaactaaagaaaaaaagaggacaAAAAAgatcagaataaaaaaaagagagtgaACAAAAAGATCAGGACAAAAAAAGAGGACATGTTCTCTTTAAAAGAGACACTCTGGCAACCCtaaataagacaagccagaggcggttttctcgtggactggcattagaagaaaattcttattcttgtcttcaagccagaggcggctttgtcgtggactggcaatatagaataagacaagccagaggcgatctttcgtgagctgacaattttaaataaatatagtcagaggcgatctaacgtcagctgacagtttagaagaacgagagctaaaggcgatttattcgtgaactggcaaattgtaagaaatattgtcagaggcgatctatcgtgagctgacaatttttaataaatatagtcagaggcgatctaacgttagctgacagtttagaaaaaagagagctaaaaacgatttattcgtgaactggcaaattgtaagaaatattgtcagaggcgatctatcgtgagctgacaattttaaataaatattgtcacagacgatctaacgtcagctgacagtttagaaaaaagagagctaaagacaatttattcgtgaattggcagattttaaaaaatattgtcataggcgatctaacgtcagctgacagatttgaagaaatacgtatttattttagttagcaatttactgcacgtgtggtctgtttatattttatcagataatttataaggtcatttaaccttttttctcgcaattgaaattctatcgtatggctgaatgatgtacatacgagacaaaatagacttatacaaggtgtctaatagatataagttagatatgataaaatattttatttgaaaaatgtatgtataatactatatatctaattggaaaaatatgttacatgcttttcctatttttattcttatgtaataaatacaaaataaataaataagttaattaattattgaatacatacatatacatattgaatatagttatctttattttgtattttatataactgaaataatatatactttcattatttcagtcattatcatataaaatacaaaataaagataactatttattgaatatatgtgtatatgtatatattaattaattgattaattagttatttagtatttactacataaggataaaagtaagaaaagtatatgacatttttcttcaatgatatatatagtattatatgtatattttttatttattattttgttatatttagtttgtatttatttgacaccttgtatacgcttatgttttctcggacattatattgcagctttgcgacgaaatttcagtcgaggaaacaagcgcaagcatcgtttgtttacaaacttccgatgacacacgtacacagaccacacgtcagtgtagtgagtcaccactacaaacaaatgcgtacacacggacctacgcggcataggtccgtaggctgcgccgataatgtcatttcatttttagtaccatcgaaatgatggcgctttcgcgtcggagttcgcccgtcacttcagcatcctcttaatagAAGACTTACAAGTTGTCTACTAGCGACGGTATTTGTGTGAAGCAAATTTTCCATTTCGCAGAATTGTTCCCAATTCTTCAACAGAAACGCTGGTAACACATTATCCTCCGGTTGttcgtctttttctttaataggATGAATGATTTCTTTAGGCGCATCAGTAGATAAGTTCTGGGTTAATTGGCTGATCATATCCACAATTGTACGCAAgtcaaattttatcattgttaaatCTCTTACAACATGTTTCTCGAATTCTGTTCAAGACATTTGaaactatattaatttccgaaattatcaacaatatttataattgttagttGCGACAATAAGATAATACCTGATATTccaatatattgtttttttttctcggaattttgttgaaatcgTTCACCTAATCTCATCAGccaatttcttaatttctccTACGGTGCATCTTTCGAAGTGCGCTGTGATCCACATGTAATTTCACGTGAAGTagctaaaaaattataatattatattgatgatattaatgatattaatagcAGATTCTGCATCAAAAGAGACGCAAGTAATGGTCAAGTGATAAATTTCGGATATTCACATTTCAAACACAAGAAATGCGAAATTATGTCTCATTTTATCTCCTGACTTTTAATGAATTGCTTCTTTATCTAATGAACTTTAATctgacataatatttatttagtttgactaacattttaaataatgttaaataataaatataatacacacatttacactttttattgtataaatttttaatatttttaaaatataacaaaataactaCTTCGATTTACAGATTGTGCAGGAAAGCAATTAcctaaaattcgaaaattgcgatttttgcagaaattattaacgctcaattacattaaaagattCCACAGACCCTatcgaaaattgaatttgtaagttttttctaaatttgtaaCATGTTTGGATCcttatattatgaaaattttttttcatgcacGGATATTAATTCTAGACAGTTCAGTGtttgaaatggaaaaaaagtaaaaatctatcaagatttgttgaaaataaaggGAAGAGAAGTTTAGAATCCAAAAGACCCTTAGATGTACATTACGCtgattttttaagaatatgcAGTTAAGGGTTAAAGACTTCATGTGTAACCGAACTACCAatacgaaataataacaaaagattACCTTTCGTAGATTTATTATCACCGCTATGGTCATGCAGCGATCGCTGAGAAAGTCCAGCGGTACTTTTTGTTGAATATGAATGACTaactttttgtaaaatcttctttgatttttgatGCAGACTATTTGGCACTTGCAACTGGGAACTGCCAACATCTTTCGCCATTAAATGAGATGTCTCATTTGCTTCGCTGTCCGTTGAATTTGAACTAACTTCAATAGACTTCGAGATGCACTCCTTTTTACTTCgttttttgttactttttgaaattcgaacgctgctttttttaaatctatcgTTGTCTTTGCTTGAATCAGATGAgctagtatattttttattaggttTATGGATTCGTTTACTAACAACCTCTGCCTCACTAGCAAAGTCTGAAGTTATTTCAGCTTTTCCTAAATTTCGACGAGCTGTTTTATATTCATCTGAAAAAAACAAgagtgtattatatatattgtgtgtgtaaacgcacgcgcgcgcgtgcgcgcgcgcgcacacacacacacacacacacacacaccgtCTCCCGGAATTAGTAATCCACTAAAAACTTGTGATCTgtcttttcataaaataaaaatatacatattacatatataaaataaggaagttatgaaaaaaaattatcaaatttctttacaCCAACCGaaaattggaattttaatcccttatttaatttattttattttattttatatattatgatcCGCTATTTTAACCCGTTGTAATATACAAagtataaaacttaaaaaattacagtttttGAGGTAAATACGTCAACCCTGACAATAtgatcaatttaatattaataatagtagaaatttttgaaaattaatattttcgacgCATCTTATCTTGTATGCGCGCAGGTGTatacgtgcgtgcgtgcatcGTGTGTGTGCATACTCGAGTACTACATACCAAAAGTACTAAGGATCTTGCATTTGAAGGTTGGCCAATTGTCATTCGGCACCGCcctattttttacatattttgtagGAAAAATAGTATCGCGTGGCGGCCATGAACAGTATTCGTCACAAATCCAGAATTCAGGAACGACTTCCACagcattttcttcaataaaatccACGATGCAATATTTGGCAGACATCCTGGATTCATACAGGCTAAGATGTCGAAAGTTAACAGTTACCATGAATGAGTGGAAAcaaaacaacatttttgtGGTTATTAGATTCGTTAAATAATGTATCAAAAATCGGAAGTACGAcggctttatttttaatgttattaattggAAATGCTTGCAAGGTGCCATATTCCTCGGAAAATTGAACAATGCCAAAGCATGTTGACAGTGCTGGTGAATGAAAAAACGGTTTTCCGTTCTTTAACACTCTACCAATAATTGCCAcggaattattataatgacaaatattttctacgaTTACAATACATTCGTCGTACATGATGCAGTAATTGTTTGGTTTCTTCGttgtgattttaaaattattgaattgtaTATCTTTATACATTGGAGAGGTACATCCGCTTATCAAATTTCCATTATAACATTCTCTTCCCAGTCTATATGTGCTGATGGCttcattaaaaagtttaacagagtaattatttctcatttcgTACACCCGGTTACTCAGTTGCTCAAGGGGTTTATCGTTACCCTTgatcaatttctttatagatTGTAAGTAATTTTCGAAAGTGAACGCAGAAAATTCATCCAGTGATCCCCATCGTAACGCATCGTCTGCTAAATGTAACATTCCATGTGTGTTATACGTTGCATTTTCTTCACTATATAATTGAAGATATTCAATGAAATATTCTTCTAGTAAATTTTTCGCATATCTATTTTGCTCAAAATCAATACCAGGTGTTGCAAGAAGGCGCATAGCCAcagaaagttttataaaatgattatatacACTCGATCTTACTATCTTGCGCAACACAACAAGTCCactataaaacaaatattgccTAAATTCCGTTGCTTTCATCCGATCAAGTTCGTCTAAAGCTCGTGGTTTACGGGCAAATTCAAGTGGAATATATCGTTGTAGATTAAGCTGTCGTTGAGAAATATCGGAAACCTGTTGTACACCCAATTTCATAGGATGCAACTTTCCAGTCATTATTTTCAGTCCTTTTTTGACATGACCTAATAATACTAAATGCATATAATCATATGGTACTTGTGACACCATATCGATCTCGAGTCTCAGCAAAGGGCTTATTCCATTATGATGTCCTGGTTGAGATTG
This window of the Linepithema humile isolate Giens D197 chromosome 1, Lhum_UNIL_v1.0, whole genome shotgun sequence genome carries:
- the LOC136997207 gene encoding uncharacterized protein isoform X1, yielding MRLGERFQQNSEKKKQYIGISEFEKHVVRDLTMIKFDLRTIVDMISQLTQNLSTDAPKEIIHPIKEKDEQPEDNVLPAFLLKNWEQFCEMENLLHTNTVASRQLKIPPCLVEFYILFALVISSGLCEEKMLLMRGGKDAADCTRRMLLHVFAPELAVRVSWLGRKNNERLEGTIFVRALFEAVKHRYKKIDDRAIETAIIDWFRRATDRLKKQEKNV
- the LOC136997207 gene encoding uncharacterized protein isoform X2 encodes the protein MRLGERFQQNSEKKKQYIGISEFEKHVVRDLTMIKFDLRTIVDMISQLTQNLSTDAPKEIIHPIKEKDEQPEDNVLPAFLLKNWEQFCEMENLLHTNTVASRQLEKMLLMRGGKDAADCTRRMLLHVFAPELAVRVSWLGRKNNERLEGTIFVRALFEAVKHRYKKIDDRAIETAIIDWFRRATDRLKKQEKNV